The genomic segment tatttcaaCATGATGTGTGCAATATCATCTCCCTCTCACATAACAATCATAAGATAAAAGTTTATGTATTCTGGGGCAGTGAATAAAGTATTGACATAGTCAACATCGCTTTCCACTTGCGAAAGTCAATTAAAAATATGCCAATAAACAATTAGCCATAATCATCTTCTCTTCCTTCCAATCTCAGAGACAGCTATGAAATTTTAATGGAGGACAAAAGAGCGAACTTGGTTGGCCTCTCCACAACCATAGTTCTCATCATCTTGATCATCGTTTCTCGGGTCTCTCTCAAGCTGTCGAAATCTTTTTTCCTGGTGCTGGGAGCTTCATTAGCGGCCATATTCGCTGTATTCACGGTCATCATCATTCGGAGTCGGTTCAACACTCGAAGAAAACAGCTCGAGAACCAGATCGATTCCGAGGGCCGCGAACTTCGTATCGAGTACAGCTTTCTGAGGAAAGTTGCTATGGTTCCAACCAAGTTCAGGCAACGGGAACTGGAAGAAGCGACGGACGGTTTCCGATCCGTTATAGGCCGAGGAGGTTCGGGTTCTGTATATAAAGGGACGCTATCCGACAGAACCGAAGTAGCTGTGAAGCGAATCGATAGCGAGGATCGTGGCGGCGAGAAGGTGTTCAAGGCTGAAGTCATGGCAATCGCCAGCGTGCAGCATGTGAATCTGGTGCGCCTTTTAGGCTACTGCTCTGTATCCTCCTCAGGCCCTCGTTTTCTTGTCTACGACTTTATCCCCAACGGGTCTTTATCTCGTTGGATCTTCCCAATAACGAGAGCTTATAATTACACTATACCGAGTGGCTGTTTATCATGGGATTTGAGATGTAGAGTGACCCTTGACGTGGCTAAGGCCCTATCATACCTGCATCATGATTGTCGGTCCTGTATACTACACCTCGATGTGAAGCCGGAAAACATATTGTTAGATGCAGATCACCGGGCCTTTCTGTCGGATTTCGGGCTATCGAAGCTCAAAGGTAGAGAAGAGAGCAGAGTGGTGACGACCATTCGAGGAACGCAAGGGTACGTGGCTCCCGAATGGCTACTCGAAAACGGGGTGTCCGAGAAGTGCGATGTTTACAGCTACGGAGTGGTGTTGTTAGAAATCATTGGTGGGAGAAGATGTGTTTGTGTGCTGCATGAAGAGGGAAAGAACGGTCATTCGAAGAGAAAATTCCAGTATTTTCCAAAGATCGTGGTGGAGAAATTGAGAGAGGGGAAGATCATGGAGATCGTGGATGAAAGGTTAACCGAAAACGGGCCGAGCATGGAGGAGCTTGAGGTGAAGAAAATGGTGTTCCTAGCATTATGGTGCATACAAGAGAAGCCTAAGATCAGGCCTAGCATGAGACAAGTTGTGGAAATGCTCGAAGGCCGTATGGCTATCGAAGAGCCTCCGCACACACAAATGTTCCTTGTTGATCTTTCAACAATCCGTCAAAATGAGGATGGAGCAGCTGCTAATGATCGTAGGCCAAGATTTGCTCAACTGGATCGTGAAAATCCCTCTACATCCATCGGTTGCTCTTTTACTTTCTCCAGACTCACGGGTCGATAATAGCTACGTAGGTTGGGCTAAGCCATTGAATTGTTTGATCATGTAACGCCATTTCGTGTAGTTTTTGTAGATGTATAATTAACAGTCCAACGTTTGTGTTGCACGGAATGTAACTCGGTCGATCCGGCGGTGTAACATGAGTGTTTGGGCACAATTTTTTCGCTGTTTCTATTGGGATGGACCATTCTTGATCACCCGGTGTAGCAGCATCCACCGTAGGCGGATCCGATTGTTGTATGGTGTCGGCCGTCGGGTCCTTGTCTTTGCTGAAGATAAATGTCATAAAATAGCGTGTACTTGTCAACTTGGCAAACACATGTCAAATCGACATTTAAGAGCAGTAAAAGCCAGTCAATATTTATAGTAGTAGAATGATGGATTTACTTGGAGTCTGCCAAAAATTATTTGAGTTGTTTTTCGATTGTTGTTAGATTAAATAATGTCTCGAACTTGATTGGCAGTCCCGCTACGATCCAACTCCATGCTTTTTTCCGTGCAAAAATCCAAGGTGAAACAACAAGACAAAGATACTTTTGAATAACCATCAACTTCATGCAAACTAAAGGACACTCCATATCTAACCGTTCGAGGCCATTTTACGTTGCACTGATCATCGACTCATTCGACCCTATCATTGCTCATAAGTATTTTTTAACGTAAATCACATAAAATATATAGAACTCTTGTAAgacaatacaacatatatttATCTATGAGACTAGTCAATTATGTCTATATTTAccataataagtaatatttttggcataaaaaataatattttttcaaatattacTCAATTAAcatatctgtttcacaaaattaacTAGTGAGATCATCTCATAAAACTTTT from the Primulina tabacum isolate GXHZ01 chromosome 16, ASM2559414v2, whole genome shotgun sequence genome contains:
- the LOC142529799 gene encoding putative receptor-like protein kinase At5g20050, whose protein sequence is MEDKRANLVGLSTTIVLIILIIVSRVSLKLSKSFFLVLGASLAAIFAVFTVIIIRSRFNTRRKQLENQIDSEGRELRIEYSFLRKVAMVPTKFRQRELEEATDGFRSVIGRGGSGSVYKGTLSDRTEVAVKRIDSEDRGGEKVFKAEVMAIASVQHVNLVRLLGYCSVSSSGPRFLVYDFIPNGSLSRWIFPITRAYNYTIPSGCLSWDLRCRVTLDVAKALSYLHHDCRSCILHLDVKPENILLDADHRAFLSDFGLSKLKGREESRVVTTIRGTQGYVAPEWLLENGVSEKCDVYSYGVVLLEIIGGRRCVCVLHEEGKNGHSKRKFQYFPKIVVEKLREGKIMEIVDERLTENGPSMEELEVKKMVFLALWCIQEKPKIRPSMRQVVEMLEGRMAIEEPPHTQMFLVDLSTIRQNEDGAAANDRRPRFAQLDRENPSTSIGCSFTFSRLTGR